In Sebaldella termitidis ATCC 33386, one DNA window encodes the following:
- the metK gene encoding methionine adenosyltransferase — MSKNLFFTSEFVSPGHPDKICDQISDAVLDACLVDDPQSRVACEVFATTGLVMVGGEITTNTYIDIQKIIREKIEEIGYRQGMGFDSDCGVLNTIHSQSPDIAMGVDTGGAGDQGIMFGGAVNETPELMPLALTLARSIINRLTVLTRSKELAWARPDAKAQVTLAYDENGEKVEYVDTVVLSVQHDEEVTQEEIKRDLKEKVIRPVLEKYGLDSEKVKKYHINPTGRFVIGGPHGDTGLTGRKIIVDTYGGFFRHGGGAFSGKDPSKVDRSAAYAARWIAKNIVSAGIADKCEVQLSYAIGVAEPTSIKVDTFGKSKVSEEKIAEAVAEIFDLTPRGIEKSLELREGKFRYQDLAAFGHIGRTDIDLPWERVNKAEELKKILL; from the coding sequence ATGTCAAAAAATTTGTTTTTTACATCAGAATTTGTATCACCGGGACATCCGGATAAAATATGTGACCAGATATCGGATGCGGTTTTGGATGCGTGTCTTGTAGATGATCCGCAGTCAAGAGTAGCATGTGAGGTTTTTGCTACAACTGGTCTTGTAATGGTCGGCGGAGAAATAACTACCAATACTTATATCGATATACAGAAAATAATAAGAGAAAAAATCGAAGAAATCGGATATAGACAGGGAATGGGATTTGATTCTGACTGCGGTGTACTGAATACTATTCATTCACAATCTCCGGATATTGCCATGGGAGTGGACACAGGAGGCGCAGGAGATCAGGGCATAATGTTCGGGGGAGCAGTAAATGAGACTCCGGAGCTGATGCCTCTTGCTCTTACACTTGCAAGATCAATAATAAACAGACTGACAGTGCTTACCAGATCAAAAGAACTCGCATGGGCGAGACCTGATGCAAAAGCACAGGTAACACTGGCTTATGATGAAAACGGAGAAAAAGTAGAATATGTGGACACGGTTGTTTTATCAGTGCAGCATGATGAAGAAGTAACTCAGGAAGAAATAAAAAGAGATCTGAAAGAAAAAGTAATCAGACCTGTTCTTGAAAAGTACGGACTGGACTCGGAAAAGGTAAAGAAATATCATATAAATCCTACTGGAAGATTTGTAATAGGAGGACCTCACGGAGATACAGGACTTACAGGAAGAAAAATAATAGTGGACACATACGGCGGATTTTTTAGACACGGCGGAGGAGCATTTTCAGGAAAAGATCCTTCAAAGGTAGACAGATCAGCAGCATATGCGGCGAGATGGATAGCTAAGAATATAGTGTCAGCAGGAATAGCAGATAAGTGTGAAGTACAGCTGTCTTATGCTATCGGTGTAGCAGAGCCTACATCTATAAAGGTGGACACGTTCGGTAAATCAAAGGTTTCAGAAGAAAAAATAGCTGAAGCAGTGGCAGAGATATTTGATCTGACACCAAGAGGAATAGAAAAAAGTCTTGAATTAAGAGAGGGGAAATTCAGATATCAGGATCTGGCTGCTTTTGGGCATATAGGAAGAACTGATATTGATCTTCCATGGGAAAGAGTAAATAAAGCCGAGGAATTAAAGAAGATTTTATTATAA
- a CDS encoding ROK family transcriptional regulator: MKIGINLQDIKQRNLKAILRVVNKHGQIPKKEIAEVLGMTPMTISNIANEMIDEGILKTIGKKEEKNIGRKKILIGINYEYKKVIGIYIYRDDEFIRAKIGITYLNSEAIDEINLKYEKDEDPAYIFQDISKGIKEKLKKLKVNKNEILGIGISIVGIVDQENGISVNAQGLWKKKVEVAQVFKENFDIPVHVANNIHSYFLAYKLFENMQTDNGNYIFLKYGTGIGSALIMNNEIQDGIHFSAGKLSHIRVESPAIVKCPCGDINCLDAVVNFYRIINEVKEVYSEEVTPVLYEKTNGIEENINIEHIFYAYSQGEVMIKEILERKYYAIASVLVDIVKFIDPDRVFITGYGFTNETLNRLFFDYVYELSNRKISREIFVKNDIYKIPQYIGAVALILEKEFYN, from the coding sequence ATGAAAATCGGAATAAATCTTCAGGATATAAAACAGAGGAATCTTAAGGCAATATTAAGAGTAGTGAATAAACATGGTCAGATACCAAAAAAGGAAATAGCAGAGGTTCTCGGAATGACGCCTATGACTATTTCCAATATTGCCAATGAAATGATAGATGAGGGGATATTAAAAACAATAGGAAAGAAAGAAGAGAAAAATATAGGAAGAAAAAAAATTCTAATTGGTATAAATTATGAATATAAAAAGGTAATCGGAATATATATATACAGGGATGATGAGTTCATAAGGGCAAAAATCGGAATAACATATCTTAATTCCGAGGCTATAGATGAAATAAATCTGAAATATGAGAAGGATGAAGATCCGGCGTACATTTTTCAGGATATTTCAAAAGGTATAAAAGAAAAACTAAAAAAATTAAAAGTCAATAAGAATGAAATTCTCGGGATAGGGATATCTATTGTAGGTATAGTTGATCAGGAAAACGGAATAAGCGTGAATGCTCAGGGCTTATGGAAAAAGAAAGTGGAGGTAGCACAGGTATTCAAAGAGAATTTCGATATTCCTGTTCATGTGGCTAATAATATACATTCATATTTTCTTGCATATAAATTGTTTGAAAATATGCAGACAGATAATGGAAACTATATTTTTCTGAAGTATGGAACGGGGATAGGGTCGGCTCTTATAATGAATAATGAAATACAGGACGGAATTCATTTCAGTGCCGGAAAATTATCACATATAAGAGTAGAATCACCTGCCATAGTAAAATGCCCATGCGGTGATATAAACTGTCTTGATGCGGTTGTAAATTTTTACAGAATTATAAATGAAGTAAAAGAAGTATATTCTGAGGAGGTAACACCTGTATTATATGAGAAAACAAACGGGATAGAGGAAAATATAAATATAGAACATATATTTTATGCTTATTCACAGGGAGAAGTGATGATAAAGGAAATACTGGAAAGAAAGTATTATGCCATAGCTTCTGTATTGGTGGATATAGTAAAATTCATTGATCCTGACAGAGTTTTTATTACAGGCTACGGTTTTACCAACGAAACGCTGAACAGACTGTTTTTTGACTATGTTTATGAACTGAGCAACAGAAAAATAAGCAGAGAAATATTTGTGAAAAATGATATATATAAAATACCGCAGTATATAGGTGCAGTAGCTCTTATTCTGGAGAAGGAATTCTATAATTGA
- a CDS encoding sulfite exporter TauE/SafE family protein codes for MLYFILSLVTSTLGSLIGIGGGVILRPSLKLLGESAKSAAALSTFTVFIMAVISVYKYNKSKKIDFRTGIKAGLLIVPGSYIGTFAIAYVAESFINFTYLFVLFILICLMFFKEKIHKIEINYFFKLIISLVIGFCAGILGIGGGPFLIPLLMFVFHTEIKKIPGTSVFIVFISSLFSLVQHAADGNIDYIKALPLAIAAIIGSVIGTRLNRKTDGKTVINLYNIIMILLFLGSLAALTLNL; via the coding sequence ATGCTATATTTTATTTTATCGTTAGTAACTTCCACACTGGGAAGTCTGATAGGAATAGGAGGAGGGGTAATATTAAGACCTTCCTTAAAATTACTGGGGGAAAGTGCAAAATCAGCAGCGGCTCTTTCCACTTTTACGGTTTTTATAATGGCTGTTATTAGTGTTTATAAATATAATAAAAGTAAAAAGATAGATTTTAGAACAGGTATAAAAGCGGGGCTGCTTATAGTCCCCGGAAGCTATATAGGAACATTTGCAATTGCTTATGTGGCTGAAAGCTTTATAAATTTCACATATTTATTTGTTTTGTTTATTTTGATATGTCTAATGTTTTTTAAGGAAAAAATACATAAAATAGAAATAAATTATTTTTTTAAACTGATAATTTCTCTTGTAATAGGATTTTGTGCAGGAATTCTCGGGATAGGCGGCGGACCGTTTCTCATACCGCTTTTGATGTTTGTATTTCATACAGAAATAAAAAAAATTCCCGGAACCAGTGTATTTATAGTGTTTATAAGCTCGCTGTTCAGTCTGGTACAGCATGCGGCTGACGGAAATATTGACTATATAAAGGCTCTGCCTCTGGCAATAGCAGCTATAATCGGTTCTGTTATAGGAACAAGGTTAAACAGAAAGACTGATGGAAAAACAGTAATAAATTTATATAATATAATAATGATACTGCTGTTTTTAGGCAGTCTGGCAGCTTTGACACTTAATCTGTAA
- a CDS encoding autotransporter domain-containing protein: MKNKNFLMFFLAVNAFAVSQGAAESIKRPEKYEKLYNGMVQNIEAGKSNVKNYEVLEKILEKRNKELKDLYEQSDYIVKPEYLEWQIFFSGFYSHRESGDNTLANGTYHSDPSNVNGKFYTALGEAKQVDLGLYIPERTIKRSPVELKLVSPPEINLSSLDVNPEVNPSVSPDAASGTYKEYTPVGSMKSFLEAYENVFKSETNSQLKDDGVTELINSGDPSSSYKINYNVNTGLNITYDTVTDSFSENKLFTNGDSLVTWGTNSITTSYGNTANDPAFYGGGTRVAGVYGGTGNSITNSNQMDLKGPFTYGMVAEGGNSNTLINNSTGIISDDKENDITDTWYNNEIPHIGETITYTQEKTTSDPNIVINDPYRTTTVSKHPDGNIIYVNGRPVYRHGGTATNPDVSSTVTTIDSIDYTRTTSVTSYTGGYLGYKVGMFVNSNLNPINTIIQNDGKIKFNGYSSIGMYTSAGVRLSDVQMLNTATIDINTGNYTGYSNFGMKLDGVVNNDQTKKIISNTGTISISNGAGIAVVNGSVGEGFVENSGTITVTNGTGVYLAPVSTSARLEDAVNTASGIIDVTSGAGMYALGGRDEITRVINNGEISVLGGMGMVASGKNAEAVNTSNDFKIKTSTGGFYAHNGGKVINSADLTVNSSGVSLFNIDVNSEGSSVGNIIMDGTNSVAVYNKGKFTSTGDIDIAKSGSIAVYSTGTDNTNIKADTIKLDGAKGAAFYTDGGKINISPNTGTTTAVTVSGDSSYLFYDSSFKTGAVPNQTFVIDGNFTANVKDGAIAFDFKNNSGNLIDYVKNSLLNIKSGTTTINIEGTAFHAKNSTISIDEVSQIKTTGGLASGSVILKGSDVFYAEESTINIDQDSDLDDSADTYQKNQSHIANSNVNLLSGMTISGSKNDQYGIGQEDYKNSGVTLTNAGDIILTGSGTTGIYGNNAKIINNGNITTGDSSTGIFSSNNAEVTNTGNINFGNSGIGIYGINTYGSKVPSSGSKVPSSFNKINITMSSGTITADGTTEGYGIFANNSKGYGFSEVNFDGGLIDLSKISAADKSKAVAVAVKDTDLSSSGNINTAENGIAFYINGGNTSITGGTINLDKDNSIGLALQNIDTSSFTGTGAAFNIDGNGVILFHLKDSTGIKDDFTVNVASGSNYRYADMKNSSFTFDKSFSIEDNINLIVADASAVLLGTSSDISSAGTGNIGVYAKNKASAAVLSSLGVSDEITNKGKINLGDSSTGIYAEGGAGLLNETAGIINVGDNSQGIYARNSGSAVNRGKISIGDSSIGIYFNNASAAVNYGDITSGSDNGVAVYMDDQTAGFRNDGLISLSGQNNIGIYDTGTGIRVIDNNGEISVGDSASADSPNVGIYSVDGSLTINHNTNAKITAGINSMGIYAKNTKINAEGIINIGDNGTGIYADSGSNVYLGSNARLNLGAVNAAGVYALDGSIVDNYTSNIIYPSDSYAFVLNSGAVLNNYAANTMLDNGKVYAYSDNAVINNKGNFTLTGTDNIVLYGVNSSAVTNSGKIDAGVTQGSNIGIYVKESSAVNSGKIIMGDSVIVDEYNPFVNKYSVAIYGENSDILNDTNGSVSVGENSAGLYAVGGSIVNKGTVTSVKNGAIGIFIDNGTAENTGLIDLYGADSVGLAGKTGAVLTNSGTIRIHGDNSIGIFANLSSSVINKGTIEVLGNNSTGIHLQGNSVLLNEGTIVLGSNLSESVKVSYSTGYDIPEIQNAGIIKVSEKFEVPADFQISIKPAPSSFREPTASEIFSDNYALEDIDGRYLISNAVSFVAPYFAATEPVVVLPDFSQHTNALAYKLEDVFVPTTPDGGPNSGKVRVKSKSITWDVIPDENADGNIDLWMVKIPYNVYTNGLWYDGFGKSLDANYAGANAEGIEIFDKIDYIDNEKDLRHIMASLGGSVYSNINQREEDIAEVFESSLDLLQSSHNNTKENVKINVIAGKGNRKEKTDGVEEYDSAYTGVMALREVERTYRHTFGYSAGYLHSGFEFKDGNESEEWVDTLQLGVHSKYRADNWELRNDLTARGSIHNIDRNIDWPSPNSRSEMNGTYETYSLTSDNRLGKEFGVGKNASVTPYGGIRAMYVVRPTFEEEGLERLKVEGNDAWSVKPRAGVELKASVPIGKNSAWKVKGTLDLAYEYELANLNERERAQLVAAEDGYHDLAKPEEEKGQFKTRAAIGVEVEERYGVFLTGEYVAGEKSQEEYRAGVTLKAVF; this comes from the coding sequence ATGAAAAATAAAAATTTTTTGATGTTTTTTCTGGCGGTAAATGCTTTTGCTGTTTCCCAAGGAGCAGCAGAAAGTATAAAACGTCCGGAAAAATATGAAAAACTTTATAACGGGATGGTCCAGAACATAGAAGCTGGAAAATCTAACGTAAAAAATTATGAAGTATTGGAAAAAATACTTGAAAAAAGAAATAAAGAGCTTAAGGATCTCTATGAGCAGAGTGATTACATCGTAAAACCCGAGTATCTGGAATGGCAGATATTTTTCAGCGGTTTTTATTCTCACAGAGAATCGGGGGATAACACACTTGCCAATGGTACTTACCACTCTGATCCGAGCAATGTAAACGGAAAATTTTACACAGCTCTGGGAGAAGCAAAGCAGGTAGATCTGGGATTATATATTCCAGAGCGTACTATAAAAAGAAGTCCTGTAGAATTAAAACTGGTAAGTCCTCCGGAAATAAATCTGAGCAGTCTTGATGTAAATCCGGAAGTGAACCCAAGCGTAAGTCCGGATGCTGCTTCGGGTACTTATAAGGAATATACGCCTGTCGGCAGTATGAAAAGCTTTCTTGAGGCTTATGAGAATGTTTTTAAGTCAGAAACAAACAGCCAGCTAAAAGATGACGGAGTTACAGAGCTTATAAATTCAGGAGATCCCAGTAGTTCTTACAAAATAAATTATAATGTAAATACTGGTTTAAATATAACTTATGATACTGTAACAGATTCTTTTAGTGAGAATAAACTTTTTACAAATGGTGATTCTCTGGTAACTTGGGGAACGAATTCAATAACGACTTCTTATGGAAATACTGCAAATGATCCTGCATTTTATGGAGGAGGAACACGGGTAGCGGGAGTTTACGGCGGAACTGGCAACAGTATTACGAACAGCAATCAGATGGATTTAAAAGGACCGTTTACTTATGGAATGGTTGCTGAAGGTGGTAACAGCAATACTTTGATTAATAATTCCACAGGAATAATAAGTGATGATAAGGAAAATGATATTACCGATACATGGTATAATAATGAAATCCCTCATATCGGGGAAACTATAACTTATACTCAGGAAAAAACAACTTCAGATCCGAATATAGTAATAAATGATCCATATAGAACAACAACAGTATCTAAACATCCAGACGGAAACATAATATATGTAAATGGAAGACCTGTATACAGACATGGAGGGACGGCGACAAATCCTGATGTTTCGTCAACTGTGACAACAATTGATTCGATTGATTATACACGAACAACTTCCGTTACTTCATATACAGGCGGATATCTCGGATATAAAGTGGGAATGTTTGTAAACAGTAATTTGAATCCGATAAATACAATCATACAAAATGACGGTAAAATTAAATTTAACGGTTATAGTTCAATAGGTATGTATACTTCTGCCGGTGTCAGATTATCTGATGTTCAGATGCTCAATACAGCAACTATAGATATAAATACAGGCAATTATACTGGATATTCTAATTTTGGAATGAAACTAGACGGCGTTGTTAATAACGACCAGACTAAAAAAATAATTTCAAATACCGGAACAATTAGCATAAGTAACGGAGCCGGTATAGCAGTAGTAAACGGAAGCGTCGGAGAAGGCTTTGTGGAAAATTCGGGGACAATCACTGTAACAAATGGAACCGGAGTTTATCTGGCACCAGTGTCAACTAGTGCAAGATTAGAAGATGCGGTAAATACAGCTTCCGGAATTATTGATGTAACTTCCGGAGCCGGAATGTACGCTTTAGGCGGACGTGACGAAATAACAAGAGTTATAAATAACGGGGAAATATCTGTTTTAGGCGGAATGGGTATGGTTGCTTCGGGTAAAAATGCTGAAGCAGTTAATACAAGCAATGATTTTAAAATAAAGACTTCTACAGGCGGCTTCTATGCACATAACGGCGGAAAGGTCATTAATAGTGCAGATTTGACTGTTAATTCTTCAGGAGTATCCCTGTTTAATATTGATGTTAATTCTGAAGGAAGCAGTGTAGGAAATATAATAATGGACGGTACCAATTCAGTTGCTGTTTATAATAAAGGGAAATTTACATCAACTGGCGATATTGATATAGCCAAAAGCGGGTCAATTGCTGTATATAGTACTGGAACAGATAATACAAATATAAAAGCCGATACTATAAAACTTGACGGAGCAAAGGGAGCAGCATTTTATACAGACGGCGGAAAAATAAATATATCTCCGAATACAGGGACAACAACAGCTGTAACAGTGTCAGGAGACTCGTCATACTTATTTTATGACAGCAGCTTTAAAACAGGAGCTGTTCCAAATCAGACTTTTGTAATAGACGGAAATTTTACTGCTAATGTAAAAGATGGGGCTATAGCTTTTGACTTTAAAAATAATTCAGGAAATCTTATAGATTATGTAAAAAATAGTCTTTTGAATATAAAGAGCGGAACAACAACTATTAATATAGAAGGAACAGCATTTCATGCAAAAAATTCCACTATAAGTATTGATGAAGTTTCGCAGATAAAAACAACTGGCGGTCTTGCATCAGGCTCTGTCATATTAAAAGGAAGCGATGTATTTTATGCAGAAGAAAGTACAATTAATATAGATCAGGATTCTGATCTTGATGATTCTGCGGATACATACCAAAAAAATCAGAGTCATATAGCAAATTCAAATGTAAATCTTCTGTCTGGCATGACTATATCGGGAAGTAAAAATGATCAGTATGGAATCGGGCAGGAAGATTACAAAAACAGCGGTGTTACTTTAACAAATGCCGGTGATATAATTCTTACAGGATCAGGAACTACCGGAATATACGGGAATAATGCAAAAATTATAAATAATGGAAATATAACAACTGGAGACAGCAGTACAGGAATTTTTTCATCAAATAATGCAGAAGTTACAAATACCGGAAATATAAACTTCGGGAATTCCGGTATAGGAATTTACGGGATAAATACTTACGGTTCCAAAGTACCTTCTTCCGGTTCCAAAGTACCTTCTTCATTTAATAAAATAAATATAACGATGTCATCGGGAACTATAACAGCTGACGGTACTACAGAAGGCTACGGTATTTTTGCGAATAATTCAAAAGGATATGGATTTTCTGAGGTAAACTTCGATGGAGGGTTAATTGATCTCAGCAAAATTTCTGCTGCGGATAAAAGCAAGGCAGTGGCTGTAGCTGTAAAGGATACAGACTTAAGCTCGTCAGGAAATATTAATACCGCTGAAAACGGAATAGCTTTTTATATAAACGGAGGAAATACAAGTATAACAGGCGGTACTATTAATTTAGACAAAGATAATTCAATAGGTCTGGCTCTTCAAAATATAGATACAAGCAGTTTTACAGGTACAGGAGCTGCATTTAATATAGATGGAAACGGTGTAATTCTTTTTCATTTAAAAGACTCAACAGGAATAAAGGATGATTTTACGGTAAATGTTGCATCAGGTTCTAATTACAGATATGCAGATATGAAAAACAGCTCATTTACTTTTGATAAATCCTTTAGTATAGAGGATAATATAAATCTTATAGTTGCTGATGCTTCGGCTGTTCTTCTGGGGACAAGCTCGGATATTAGTTCCGCAGGAACGGGAAATATAGGGGTATATGCTAAAAATAAAGCTTCAGCTGCAGTTTTAAGTTCTCTCGGGGTTTCAGACGAGATAACAAACAAAGGAAAAATCAACTTGGGGGATTCTTCTACAGGAATTTATGCAGAAGGCGGTGCCGGATTATTAAATGAAACTGCCGGAATCATTAATGTAGGAGATAATTCACAGGGGATTTATGCAAGAAATTCCGGATCAGCAGTAAACAGAGGAAAAATAAGCATCGGAGATTCTTCAATAGGAATTTATTTTAATAATGCATCTGCAGCAGTCAATTACGGAGATATAACAAGCGGCTCGGATAATGGCGTGGCGGTTTATATGGATGATCAGACAGCAGGCTTTAGAAATGACGGTCTGATTTCATTAAGCGGTCAGAATAATATAGGTATTTACGATACGGGAACTGGTATCAGAGTTATTGATAACAACGGGGAAATATCAGTAGGAGATTCAGCTTCGGCAGACAGTCCGAATGTAGGTATATATTCTGTAGACGGTTCTCTGACAATAAATCATAATACAAATGCCAAAATTACTGCCGGAATAAATTCAATGGGAATTTATGCAAAAAATACAAAAATAAATGCAGAGGGAATAATAAATATTGGAGATAACGGAACAGGAATATATGCTGATTCGGGATCAAATGTGTATCTCGGCAGCAATGCAAGGCTGAATCTGGGAGCTGTAAATGCAGCTGGAGTATATGCACTCGACGGGAGTATCGTCGATAACTATACTTCTAATATAATATATCCGTCGGATTCTTATGCATTTGTACTGAATTCAGGGGCAGTTTTAAATAATTATGCTGCAAATACCATGCTTGATAACGGAAAAGTATACGCATATTCTGATAATGCAGTAATAAATAATAAGGGGAATTTTACCCTGACAGGTACTGATAATATAGTTTTATACGGAGTTAACAGCTCTGCAGTAACTAATTCAGGAAAAATAGATGCAGGCGTAACTCAGGGAAGCAATATAGGAATATATGTAAAAGAAAGCAGTGCGGTAAACAGCGGAAAAATAATAATGGGAGATTCTGTTATTGTTGATGAATATAATCCTTTTGTAAATAAATATTCAGTAGCAATATATGGAGAAAATTCCGATATTTTAAATGATACAAACGGTTCTGTTTCTGTCGGAGAAAACTCTGCCGGATTATATGCAGTAGGCGGAAGTATAGTAAATAAAGGGACGGTAACTTCTGTAAAAAACGGTGCAATCGGAATATTTATAGATAACGGTACTGCAGAAAATACAGGTCTCATAGATTTATACGGAGCTGATTCAGTAGGGCTTGCAGGGAAAACAGGGGCAGTACTTACTAACTCGGGAACAATAAGAATTCATGGAGATAATTCCATAGGGATTTTTGCAAATTTAAGTTCTTCGGTAATAAACAAGGGAACTATTGAAGTATTGGGGAATAACAGTACAGGAATACATCTTCAGGGAAACTCGGTACTTTTGAATGAAGGAACTATAGTACTCGGATCAAATCTTTCGGAATCTGTGAAGGTATCATATTCAACAGGATACGACATACCTGAAATACAGAATGCCGGAATAATAAAAGTATCCGAAAAATTCGAAGTTCCTGCTGATTTTCAGATTTCAATAAAGCCGGCTCCTTCTTCATTCAGAGAACCGACTGCATCTGAAATATTCTCAGATAATTATGCTCTTGAAGATATCGACGGAAGATATTTGATATCAAATGCAGTAAGCTTTGTGGCGCCATATTTTGCCGCGACAGAGCCTGTAGTAGTACTGCCTGATTTTTCACAGCATACAAATGCACTGGCATATAAGCTTGAAGATGTTTTTGTTCCTACCACTCCTGACGGAGGACCGAATTCAGGCAAAGTAAGGGTAAAAAGCAAATCTATTACATGGGATGTTATTCCTGATGAAAATGCTGACGGAAATATAGATCTCTGGATGGTGAAAATTCCTTATAATGTTTATACTAACGGTCTTTGGTATGACGGCTTCGGAAAATCGCTAGATGCAAATTATGCCGGAGCAAATGCAGAAGGAATAGAAATCTTCGATAAAATAGATTATATAGATAATGAAAAAGATCTAAGACATATTATGGCAAGTTTGGGAGGAAGTGTATATTCCAATATAAACCAGAGAGAGGAAGATATAGCAGAGGTATTCGAAAGCTCGCTGGATCTTCTGCAAAGCTCGCATAATAATACAAAAGAAAATGTGAAGATAAATGTAATTGCCGGAAAAGGAAACAGAAAAGAAAAGACAGACGGTGTGGAAGAGTATGATTCTGCATATACAGGAGTAATGGCTCTGAGAGAAGTAGAAAGAACATACAGACATACTTTCGGATATTCGGCAGGATATCTTCATTCAGGCTTTGAATTCAAAGACGGCAATGAAAGCGAAGAATGGGTAGATACATTGCAGCTTGGAGTTCACAGTAAATACAGGGCAGATAACTGGGAACTGAGAAATGATCTTACAGCAAGGGGAAGTATTCATAATATAGACAGAAACATAGACTGGCCGTCTCCGAACAGCAGATCTGAAATGAACGGTACATATGAAACTTACAGTCTTACAAGTGATAACAGACTCGGAAAAGAGTTCGGAGTAGGAAAAAATGCTTCTGTAACACCTTATGGAGGTATTAGGGCAATGTATGTGGTAAGACCGACTTTTGAAGAGGAAGGTTTGGAAAGATTAAAAGTCGAGGGTAATGATGCATGGAGTGTAAAACCAAGAGCCGGAGTAGAGCTTAAAGCTTCGGTTCCGATTGGGAAAAACAGTGCATGGAAAGTAAAAGGAACTTTGGATCTTGCTTATGAGTATGAGCTTGCTAATCTGAACGAGAGAGAAAGAGCTCAGCTTGTAGCAGCGGAAGACGGTTATCATGATCTTGCAAAGCCGGAGGAAGAAAAAGGACAGTTTAAAACAAGGGCAGCAATAGGGGTAGAAGTAGAAGAAAGATACGGAGTCTTTTTGACAGGCGAATATGTAGCAGGTGAAAAGAGTCAGGAAGAGTATAGAGCTGGAGTAACATTAAAGGCTGTATTCTAA
- a CDS encoding Cof-type HAD-IIB family hydrolase: MKYKMLVTDVDDTLLTDDHEITKENREAIMELQKNGVRFVLASGRPTEAITGIAKELELSKYGGFVAGYNGGEILEMSSGSMLDRKGLTREELLEIYDKSKNIDLKYITYKDNFVLGKEKDIFVDEELKITNFEYLEFKDLQDVEFDMLIKCMLVGKPEIVLETRNMLEPLFDGRIALTISKPIFLEFINKDASKGNAVRTIAAKLGISLEEVAAIGDSYNDISMLEIAGFSGTVENGNNAAKETAMFISSSNNNSGLARFVEEMKKQ; this comes from the coding sequence ATGAAGTATAAAATGCTGGTTACCGACGTGGATGACACATTATTAACTGATGATCATGAAATAACAAAGGAAAACAGAGAGGCTATAATGGAGCTTCAGAAGAACGGGGTAAGATTCGTACTTGCAAGCGGGAGACCCACAGAGGCGATCACTGGTATAGCAAAAGAATTGGAGCTGTCTAAGTACGGTGGTTTTGTGGCTGGATATAACGGCGGTGAAATACTGGAAATGAGTTCGGGAAGCATGCTGGACAGGAAAGGACTGACTAGGGAAGAGCTTTTGGAAATATATGACAAATCAAAAAACATAGATTTAAAATATATAACATATAAAGATAATTTTGTATTAGGAAAAGAAAAAGATATATTTGTGGACGAAGAGCTGAAAATAACAAACTTTGAGTATCTGGAATTCAAGGATCTTCAGGATGTAGAATTCGATATGCTTATAAAGTGTATGCTTGTGGGAAAGCCGGAAATTGTACTGGAAACCAGAAATATGCTGGAGCCTTTGTTTGACGGCAGAATAGCTCTTACAATATCAAAACCGATTTTTCTGGAATTTATAAATAAGGATGCCAGTAAGGGAAATGCTGTAAGAACTATTGCGGCTAAACTGGGAATAAGCCTTGAAGAAGTAGCAGCTATAGGAGACAGCTATAATGATATAAGCATGCTTGAAATAGCAGGTTTTTCGGGAACTGTAGAAAACGGGAATAACGCAGCTAAAGAAACGGCTATGTTTATAAGCAGCAGTAATAATAACAGCGGACTTGCCAGATTTGTGGAAGAGATGAAAAAACAGTAG
- a CDS encoding DUF1622 domain-containing protein: MEHIRYLGTIMSFFSGVIIIWGVIISTFQFFKNELSKSSSSEKAVQRAYIRTFLASYILLGLEVLIAADIIDTIAHPELNEIITLIVIVFIRTFISYFLQKEIKETARQG; encoded by the coding sequence TTGGAACATATCAGATATTTAGGTACTATTATGAGTTTTTTCTCCGGTGTAATTATCATCTGGGGAGTTATTATTTCTACCTTTCAGTTTTTCAAAAATGAACTCTCCAAAAGCAGCAGCAGCGAGAAAGCAGTACAGCGGGCTTATATCCGTACTTTTCTGGCTTCATATATTCTTCTCGGTCTGGAAGTGTTAATAGCTGCTGATATTATAGATACTATAGCTCATCCTGAACTAAACGAAATAATAACACTTATTGTAATAGTTTTTATACGTACTTTCATTTCCTACTTTTTACAAAAGGAGATAAAAGAGACAGCACGGCAGGGATAA